Proteins encoded in a region of the Macaca mulatta isolate MMU2019108-1 chromosome X, T2T-MMU8v2.0, whole genome shotgun sequence genome:
- the NHSL2 gene encoding NHS-like protein 2 isoform X3 has protein sequence MPFYRRTVVPQRLCPRNPPQQLAELSDVSHLAALSLLRQLADLCGHSLALLEDLEGHLLALGRRTDSLYRRTVRLRRRLPCRLLGPEEDEEELGASHWSNLTRSQRAREPVDAVHTEEYEEQYSEARLVGQTFRSSDEATKPTPNPRPQSARRLEFVLMPTKRQLSEDETTTQGVRAPEASLSLSTTADKQTAWNNLFPLPILEEKRWPQPCSTQSDIVPINISGQQFDKHASLRHSLFNTETAVNPKSTLRRRRTIIGFSNFSQRDQGHSNSPAGSVAHSTTSDIRPSHSILEGVHGRVAVGQDARFPSLTSPGLRTPSSEPDEPHQARSGPNPPGMESMGMVYSVPSSCNGPTESTFSTSWKGDAFTYMTPSATSQSNQVNENGKNPSCGNSWVSLDKVPPLVPKEAATLLVARDNPAGCSGSAGYPEHLIQRRHMPERPSKIGLLTSGTTRLETGPGGASRFRERSLSVPTDSGTTDVDYDEEQKANEACALPFASTSSEGSNSADNIASLSAQQEAQHRRQRSKSISLRKAKKKPSPPTRSVSLVKDEPGLLPEGGSALPKDQRPKSLCLSLEHQGHHSSHPDAQGHPAVPNHKDPEGTQFSHHWYLTDWKSGDTYQSLSSSSTATGTTVIECTQVQGSSESLASPSTSRATTPSQLSIEVEAREISSPGRPPGLMSPSSGYSSQSETPTPTVSMSLTLGHLPPPSSSVRVRPVVPERKSSLPPTSPMEKFPKSRLSFDLPLTSSPNLDLSGMSISIRSKTKVSRHHSETNFGVKLAQKTNPNQPIMPMVTQSDLRSVRLRSVSKSEPEDDIESPDCAEESRAEEVFTLPERKTKPPVAEKPPVARRPPSLVHKPPSVPEEYALTSPTLAMPPRSSIQHARPLPQDSYTVVRKPKSSSFPDGRSPGESTAPSSLVFTPFASSSGAFFSGTQQPPQGSVEDEGPKVRALPERISLQSQEEAEKKKGKIPPPVPKKPSVLYLPLTSPTAQMEAYVAEPRLPLSPIITLEEDAKCPPTSDDLQSLGQRVTSTPQADSEREASPLGSSVEPGTEEKSLISDKTAEWIAEDDDDVFVASRTTEDLFTVIHRSKRKLLGWKEPGEAFVGGRTSSHSPIKNTAESPISESTATTGSGSSANLDAGRNDDFKALLQKKGSKATPRSRPSAAELLKTTNPLARRIIAQFSKDYETTDNPST, from the exons AAGAATATGAGGAACAGTATTCGGAGGCCAGACTTGTGGGGCAGACCTTCCGCTCTTCTGATGAGGCCACTAAGCCCACCCCCAACCCAAGGCCCCAGTCTGCCAGGCGTCTGGAGTTTGTATTGATG CCTACAAAACGGCAGCTGAGCGAGGATGAGACTACCACCCAGGGTGTGAGGGCCCCCGAGGCCTCCCTGAGCCTGTCTACCACAGCCGACAAGCAAACTGCCTGGAATAACCTCTTCCCTCTGCCCATCCTAGAGGAGAAGCGGTGGCCTCAGCCTTGCTCCACGCAGTCTGACATTGTGCCCATCAACATCTCTG GGCAGCAGTTTGATAAACATGCAAGTTTGCGACACTCGTTGTTTAACACAGAGACAGCCGTGAACCCCAAGTCCACCCTGAGGCGGAGGCGGACCATTATTGGATTCTCTAACTTTTCCCAACGAGATCAAG GTCACAGCAACAGCCCAGCAGGCAGTGTGGCCCACTCTACCACCTCTGACATCAGGCCCAGTCACTCAATTCTGGAAGGAGTTCATGGAAGAGTTGCAGTTGGTCAGGATGCTCGGTTCCCAAGTCTCACCTCGCCAGGACTGAGAACTCCTTCCAGTGAGCCGGACGAACCTCACCAGGCGCGGAGTGGCCCAAACCCTCCTGGCATGGAGAGCATGGGAATGGTGTACAGTGTCCCCAGTTCTTGCAATGGACCTACAGAATCAACCTTCTCCACTTCCTGGAAGGGAGATGCTTTTACCTACATGACTCCAAGTGCCaccagccagagcaatcaagtcaatgaaaatgggaaaaatcCTTCCTGTGGGAATTCGTGGGTCTCTCTAGACAAAGTCCCACCTCTGGTTCCTAAGGAGGCTGCTACCCTCCTTGTTGCTCGTGATAACCCAGCAGGATGCAGTGGGTCAGCTGGCTACCCTGAGCACCTTATTCAGCGAAGGCACATGCCCGAAAGACCCTCCAAGATTGGCCTTCTGACCAGTGGGACCACAAGGCTGGAGACAGGCCCCGGCGGGGCCAGCAGATTCCGGGAGCGGTCACTGTCTGTGCCCACAGACTCAGGCACCACAGATGTGGACTATGATGAGGAGCAGAAGGCCAATGAGGCCTGTGCCCTGCCTTTTGCCAGTACAAGCTCTGAGGGCAGTAACAGTGCTGACAACATCGCCTCCCTTAGTGCCCAGCAAGAGGCCCAGCACAGAAGGCAGAGGTCCAAGAGTATCTCACTTAGGAAGGCCAAAAAGAAGCCTTCCCCACCCACGCGCAGTGTCTCACTGGTCAAAGATGAGCCAGGCCTCTTGCCTGAAGGTGGGTCAGCACTACCCAAGGACCAGAGGCCCAAGAGCCTTTGCCTCTCCTTGGAACACCAAGGACATCACTCGTCCCACCCAGATGCTCAGGGTCACCCAGCTGTTCCAAACCACAAAGATCCAGAAGGTACACAATTCTCCCACCACTGGTATCTTACTGACTGGAAGTCTGGTGACACCTACCAATCCCTGTCCAGCTCCAGCACTGCCACTGGCACCACAGTCATTGAGTGCACCCAAGTTCAGGGCAGCTCAGAGTCTCTTGCCTCACCTTCCACCTCCAGAGCCACTACACCTTCCCAACTCTCCATTGAAGTGGAGGCCAGGGAGATATCCTCCCCGGGAAGGCCCCCTGGACTGATGTCACCCTCCAGTGGCTACTCCAGCCAGTCAGAAACACCAACACCTACTGTTTCCATGTCCCTGACCCTGGGCCACTTACCCCCTCCAAGCAGCAGTGTCCGAGTACGTCCAGTGGTACCTGAGAGGAAGTCATCACTACCCCCAACGTCACCAATGGAGAAATTTCCCAAGTCACGGCTATCATTTGACCTACCACTGACCTCTTCACCCAACCTGGATCTGTCTGGGATGAGTATCTCCATCCGAAGCAAAACCAAGGTGAGTCGGCACCACTCAGAGACAAATTTTGGTGTCAAGCTGGCCCAAAAAACTAATCCCAACCAGCCAATCATGCCTATGGTTACTCAGTCCGACCTACGTTCTGTTCGCCTGAGGTCGGTCAGCAAGTCTGAGCCGGAAGATGACATTGAGAGCCCTGACTGTGCCGAGGAATCCAGAGCAGAAGAAGTCTTCACCTTGCCAGAGAGAAAGACAAAACCTCCCGTAGCTGAGAAGCCTCCGGTGGCCCGGAGGCCTCCAAGCTTGGTCCACAAGCCACCATCTGTTCCTGAGGAGTATGCGCTAACTTCACCAACCTTGGCTATGCCCCCCAGGAGCTCAATTCAACATGCGAGACCACTCCCTCAAGACAGCTACACGGTAGTGCGGAAACCAAAGTCCTCCAGCTTCCCAGATGGCAGAAGCCCAGGGGAGTCAACAGCACCCTCATCTCTTGTTTTCACGCCTTTTGCCAGTTCCTCTGGTGCTTTCTTCTCAGGAACACAGCAGCCTCCCCAGGGAAGTGTGGAGGACGAGGGCCCCAAGGTGAGGGCCCTGCCTGAAAGAATTAGCCTCCAGAGCCAGGAAGAAgctgagaaaaagaaaggcaagatTCCACCTCCCGTACCAAAAAAACCCAGCGTGCTGTACCTGCCTCTCACTTCTCCCACAGCTCAAATGGAGGCCTATGTGGCAGAACCAAGGCTGCCTCTCAGCCCCATCATCACCCTGGAGGAAGACGCCAAGTGTCCCCCCACCAGCGATGACCTGCAATCACTTGGTCAAAGGGTGACTTCAACTCCTCAGGCTGACAGTGAAAGGGAGGCAAGCCCTCTGG GGAGTTCCGTGGAACCAGGCACCGAAGAAAAAAGTTTAATCAGTGATAAAACAGCCGAATGGATTGCGGAGGATGATGATGACGTGTTTGTGGCTTCACGCACAACTGAAGATTTATTTACTGTGATACACAG GTCCAAAAGGAAGCTGCTCGGCTGGAAGGAACCTGGTGAGGCCTTTGTGGGTGGCAGAACAAGTTCCCACTCACCAATAAAGAACACAGCTGAGTCTCCAATCAGTGAGTCTACCGCCACCACAGGGTCAGGCAGCAGTGCCAACCTAGATGCTGGCAGAAATGACGATTTCAAGGCCTTGCTACAGAAGAAGGGAAGTAAGGCAACTCCAAGGTCTCGTCCCTCAGCAGCTGAACTGCTGAAGACCACTAACCCACTGGCTCGGAGAATTATTGCACAATTTTCAAAAGACTATGAAACCACCGATAACCCCAGTACCTAA
- the NHSL2 gene encoding NHS-like protein 2 isoform X5: MERTDSVTLFWIRGAAANSGRENATATAHSRSSWRQPVNVFLSSGRPPSVEELLREAQLNLQSLLQEEYEEQYSEARLVGQTFRSSDEATKPTPNPRPQSARRLEFVLMPTKRQLSEDETTTQGVRAPEASLSLSTTADKQTAWNNLFPLPILEEKRWPQPCSTQSDIVPINISGQQFDKHASLRHSLFNTETAVNPKSTLRRRRTIIGFSNFSQRDQGHSNSPAGSVAHSTTSDIRPSHSILEGVHGRVAVGQDARFPSLTSPGLRTPSSEPDEPHQARSGPNPPGMESMGMVYSVPSSCNGPTESTFSTSWKGDAFTYMTPSATSQSNQVNENGKNPSCGNSWVSLDKVPPLVPKEAATLLVARDNPAGCSGSAGYPEHLIQRRHMPERPSKIGLLTSGTTRLETGPGGASRFRERSLSVPTDSGTTDVDYDEEQKANEACALPFASTSSEGSNSADNIASLSAQQEAQHRRQRSKSISLRKAKKKPSPPTRSVSLVKDEPGLLPEGGSALPKDQRPKSLCLSLEHQGHHSSHPDAQGHPAVPNHKDPEGTQFSHHWYLTDWKSGDTYQSLSSSSTATGTTVIECTQVQGSSESLASPSTSRATTPSQLSIEVEAREISSPGRPPGLMSPSSGYSSQSETPTPTVSMSLTLGHLPPPSSSVRVRPVVPERKSSLPPTSPMEKFPKSRLSFDLPLTSSPNLDLSGMSISIRSKTKVSRHHSETNFGVKLAQKTNPNQPIMPMVTQSDLRSVRLRSVSKSEPEDDIESPDCAEESRAEEVFTLPERKTKPPVAEKPPVARRPPSLVHKPPSVPEEYALTSPTLAMPPRSSIQHARPLPQDSYTVVRKPKSSSFPDGRSPGESTAPSSLVFTPFASSSGAFFSGTQQPPQGSVEDEGPKVRALPERISLQSQEEAEKKKGKIPPPVPKKPSVLYLPLTSPTAQMEAYVAEPRLPLSPIITLEEDAKCPPTSDDLQSLGQRVTSTPQADSEREASPLGSSVEPGTEEKSLISDKTAEWIAEDDDDVFVASRTTEDLFTVIHRSKRKLLGWKEPGEAFVGGRTSSHSPIKNTAESPISESTATTGSGSSANLDAGRNDDFKALLQKKGSKATPRSRPSAAELLKTTNPLARRIIAQFSKDYETTDNPST, encoded by the exons AAGAATATGAGGAACAGTATTCGGAGGCCAGACTTGTGGGGCAGACCTTCCGCTCTTCTGATGAGGCCACTAAGCCCACCCCCAACCCAAGGCCCCAGTCTGCCAGGCGTCTGGAGTTTGTATTGATG CCTACAAAACGGCAGCTGAGCGAGGATGAGACTACCACCCAGGGTGTGAGGGCCCCCGAGGCCTCCCTGAGCCTGTCTACCACAGCCGACAAGCAAACTGCCTGGAATAACCTCTTCCCTCTGCCCATCCTAGAGGAGAAGCGGTGGCCTCAGCCTTGCTCCACGCAGTCTGACATTGTGCCCATCAACATCTCTG GGCAGCAGTTTGATAAACATGCAAGTTTGCGACACTCGTTGTTTAACACAGAGACAGCCGTGAACCCCAAGTCCACCCTGAGGCGGAGGCGGACCATTATTGGATTCTCTAACTTTTCCCAACGAGATCAAG GTCACAGCAACAGCCCAGCAGGCAGTGTGGCCCACTCTACCACCTCTGACATCAGGCCCAGTCACTCAATTCTGGAAGGAGTTCATGGAAGAGTTGCAGTTGGTCAGGATGCTCGGTTCCCAAGTCTCACCTCGCCAGGACTGAGAACTCCTTCCAGTGAGCCGGACGAACCTCACCAGGCGCGGAGTGGCCCAAACCCTCCTGGCATGGAGAGCATGGGAATGGTGTACAGTGTCCCCAGTTCTTGCAATGGACCTACAGAATCAACCTTCTCCACTTCCTGGAAGGGAGATGCTTTTACCTACATGACTCCAAGTGCCaccagccagagcaatcaagtcaatgaaaatgggaaaaatcCTTCCTGTGGGAATTCGTGGGTCTCTCTAGACAAAGTCCCACCTCTGGTTCCTAAGGAGGCTGCTACCCTCCTTGTTGCTCGTGATAACCCAGCAGGATGCAGTGGGTCAGCTGGCTACCCTGAGCACCTTATTCAGCGAAGGCACATGCCCGAAAGACCCTCCAAGATTGGCCTTCTGACCAGTGGGACCACAAGGCTGGAGACAGGCCCCGGCGGGGCCAGCAGATTCCGGGAGCGGTCACTGTCTGTGCCCACAGACTCAGGCACCACAGATGTGGACTATGATGAGGAGCAGAAGGCCAATGAGGCCTGTGCCCTGCCTTTTGCCAGTACAAGCTCTGAGGGCAGTAACAGTGCTGACAACATCGCCTCCCTTAGTGCCCAGCAAGAGGCCCAGCACAGAAGGCAGAGGTCCAAGAGTATCTCACTTAGGAAGGCCAAAAAGAAGCCTTCCCCACCCACGCGCAGTGTCTCACTGGTCAAAGATGAGCCAGGCCTCTTGCCTGAAGGTGGGTCAGCACTACCCAAGGACCAGAGGCCCAAGAGCCTTTGCCTCTCCTTGGAACACCAAGGACATCACTCGTCCCACCCAGATGCTCAGGGTCACCCAGCTGTTCCAAACCACAAAGATCCAGAAGGTACACAATTCTCCCACCACTGGTATCTTACTGACTGGAAGTCTGGTGACACCTACCAATCCCTGTCCAGCTCCAGCACTGCCACTGGCACCACAGTCATTGAGTGCACCCAAGTTCAGGGCAGCTCAGAGTCTCTTGCCTCACCTTCCACCTCCAGAGCCACTACACCTTCCCAACTCTCCATTGAAGTGGAGGCCAGGGAGATATCCTCCCCGGGAAGGCCCCCTGGACTGATGTCACCCTCCAGTGGCTACTCCAGCCAGTCAGAAACACCAACACCTACTGTTTCCATGTCCCTGACCCTGGGCCACTTACCCCCTCCAAGCAGCAGTGTCCGAGTACGTCCAGTGGTACCTGAGAGGAAGTCATCACTACCCCCAACGTCACCAATGGAGAAATTTCCCAAGTCACGGCTATCATTTGACCTACCACTGACCTCTTCACCCAACCTGGATCTGTCTGGGATGAGTATCTCCATCCGAAGCAAAACCAAGGTGAGTCGGCACCACTCAGAGACAAATTTTGGTGTCAAGCTGGCCCAAAAAACTAATCCCAACCAGCCAATCATGCCTATGGTTACTCAGTCCGACCTACGTTCTGTTCGCCTGAGGTCGGTCAGCAAGTCTGAGCCGGAAGATGACATTGAGAGCCCTGACTGTGCCGAGGAATCCAGAGCAGAAGAAGTCTTCACCTTGCCAGAGAGAAAGACAAAACCTCCCGTAGCTGAGAAGCCTCCGGTGGCCCGGAGGCCTCCAAGCTTGGTCCACAAGCCACCATCTGTTCCTGAGGAGTATGCGCTAACTTCACCAACCTTGGCTATGCCCCCCAGGAGCTCAATTCAACATGCGAGACCACTCCCTCAAGACAGCTACACGGTAGTGCGGAAACCAAAGTCCTCCAGCTTCCCAGATGGCAGAAGCCCAGGGGAGTCAACAGCACCCTCATCTCTTGTTTTCACGCCTTTTGCCAGTTCCTCTGGTGCTTTCTTCTCAGGAACACAGCAGCCTCCCCAGGGAAGTGTGGAGGACGAGGGCCCCAAGGTGAGGGCCCTGCCTGAAAGAATTAGCCTCCAGAGCCAGGAAGAAgctgagaaaaagaaaggcaagatTCCACCTCCCGTACCAAAAAAACCCAGCGTGCTGTACCTGCCTCTCACTTCTCCCACAGCTCAAATGGAGGCCTATGTGGCAGAACCAAGGCTGCCTCTCAGCCCCATCATCACCCTGGAGGAAGACGCCAAGTGTCCCCCCACCAGCGATGACCTGCAATCACTTGGTCAAAGGGTGACTTCAACTCCTCAGGCTGACAGTGAAAGGGAGGCAAGCCCTCTGG GGAGTTCCGTGGAACCAGGCACCGAAGAAAAAAGTTTAATCAGTGATAAAACAGCCGAATGGATTGCGGAGGATGATGATGACGTGTTTGTGGCTTCACGCACAACTGAAGATTTATTTACTGTGATACACAG GTCCAAAAGGAAGCTGCTCGGCTGGAAGGAACCTGGTGAGGCCTTTGTGGGTGGCAGAACAAGTTCCCACTCACCAATAAAGAACACAGCTGAGTCTCCAATCAGTGAGTCTACCGCCACCACAGGGTCAGGCAGCAGTGCCAACCTAGATGCTGGCAGAAATGACGATTTCAAGGCCTTGCTACAGAAGAAGGGAAGTAAGGCAACTCCAAGGTCTCGTCCCTCAGCAGCTGAACTGCTGAAGACCACTAACCCACTGGCTCGGAGAATTATTGCACAATTTTCAAAAGACTATGAAACCACCGATAACCCCAGTACCTAA
- the NHSL2 gene encoding NHS-like protein 2 isoform X6 has product MAAQLKAWNAAANSGRENATATAHSRSSWRQPVNVFLSSGRPPSVEELLREAQLNLQSLLQEEYEEQYSEARLVGQTFRSSDEATKPTPNPRPQSARRLEFVLMPTKRQLSEDETTTQGVRAPEASLSLSTTADKQTAWNNLFPLPILEEKRWPQPCSTQSDIVPINISGQQFDKHASLRHSLFNTETAVNPKSTLRRRRTIIGFSNFSQRDQGHSNSPAGSVAHSTTSDIRPSHSILEGVHGRVAVGQDARFPSLTSPGLRTPSSEPDEPHQARSGPNPPGMESMGMVYSVPSSCNGPTESTFSTSWKGDAFTYMTPSATSQSNQVNENGKNPSCGNSWVSLDKVPPLVPKEAATLLVARDNPAGCSGSAGYPEHLIQRRHMPERPSKIGLLTSGTTRLETGPGGASRFRERSLSVPTDSGTTDVDYDEEQKANEACALPFASTSSEGSNSADNIASLSAQQEAQHRRQRSKSISLRKAKKKPSPPTRSVSLVKDEPGLLPEGGSALPKDQRPKSLCLSLEHQGHHSSHPDAQGHPAVPNHKDPEGTQFSHHWYLTDWKSGDTYQSLSSSSTATGTTVIECTQVQGSSESLASPSTSRATTPSQLSIEVEAREISSPGRPPGLMSPSSGYSSQSETPTPTVSMSLTLGHLPPPSSSVRVRPVVPERKSSLPPTSPMEKFPKSRLSFDLPLTSSPNLDLSGMSISIRSKTKVSRHHSETNFGVKLAQKTNPNQPIMPMVTQSDLRSVRLRSVSKSEPEDDIESPDCAEESRAEEVFTLPERKTKPPVAEKPPVARRPPSLVHKPPSVPEEYALTSPTLAMPPRSSIQHARPLPQDSYTVVRKPKSSSFPDGRSPGESTAPSSLVFTPFASSSGAFFSGTQQPPQGSVEDEGPKVRALPERISLQSQEEAEKKKGKIPPPVPKKPSVLYLPLTSPTAQMEAYVAEPRLPLSPIITLEEDAKCPPTSDDLQSLGQRVTSTPQADSEREASPLGSSVEPGTEEKSLISDKTAEWIAEDDDDVFVASRTTEDLFTVIHRSKRKLLGWKEPGEAFVGGRTSSHSPIKNTAESPISESTATTGSGSSANLDAGRNDDFKALLQKKGSKATPRSRPSAAELLKTTNPLARRIIAQFSKDYETTDNPST; this is encoded by the exons AAGAATATGAGGAACAGTATTCGGAGGCCAGACTTGTGGGGCAGACCTTCCGCTCTTCTGATGAGGCCACTAAGCCCACCCCCAACCCAAGGCCCCAGTCTGCCAGGCGTCTGGAGTTTGTATTGATG CCTACAAAACGGCAGCTGAGCGAGGATGAGACTACCACCCAGGGTGTGAGGGCCCCCGAGGCCTCCCTGAGCCTGTCTACCACAGCCGACAAGCAAACTGCCTGGAATAACCTCTTCCCTCTGCCCATCCTAGAGGAGAAGCGGTGGCCTCAGCCTTGCTCCACGCAGTCTGACATTGTGCCCATCAACATCTCTG GGCAGCAGTTTGATAAACATGCAAGTTTGCGACACTCGTTGTTTAACACAGAGACAGCCGTGAACCCCAAGTCCACCCTGAGGCGGAGGCGGACCATTATTGGATTCTCTAACTTTTCCCAACGAGATCAAG GTCACAGCAACAGCCCAGCAGGCAGTGTGGCCCACTCTACCACCTCTGACATCAGGCCCAGTCACTCAATTCTGGAAGGAGTTCATGGAAGAGTTGCAGTTGGTCAGGATGCTCGGTTCCCAAGTCTCACCTCGCCAGGACTGAGAACTCCTTCCAGTGAGCCGGACGAACCTCACCAGGCGCGGAGTGGCCCAAACCCTCCTGGCATGGAGAGCATGGGAATGGTGTACAGTGTCCCCAGTTCTTGCAATGGACCTACAGAATCAACCTTCTCCACTTCCTGGAAGGGAGATGCTTTTACCTACATGACTCCAAGTGCCaccagccagagcaatcaagtcaatgaaaatgggaaaaatcCTTCCTGTGGGAATTCGTGGGTCTCTCTAGACAAAGTCCCACCTCTGGTTCCTAAGGAGGCTGCTACCCTCCTTGTTGCTCGTGATAACCCAGCAGGATGCAGTGGGTCAGCTGGCTACCCTGAGCACCTTATTCAGCGAAGGCACATGCCCGAAAGACCCTCCAAGATTGGCCTTCTGACCAGTGGGACCACAAGGCTGGAGACAGGCCCCGGCGGGGCCAGCAGATTCCGGGAGCGGTCACTGTCTGTGCCCACAGACTCAGGCACCACAGATGTGGACTATGATGAGGAGCAGAAGGCCAATGAGGCCTGTGCCCTGCCTTTTGCCAGTACAAGCTCTGAGGGCAGTAACAGTGCTGACAACATCGCCTCCCTTAGTGCCCAGCAAGAGGCCCAGCACAGAAGGCAGAGGTCCAAGAGTATCTCACTTAGGAAGGCCAAAAAGAAGCCTTCCCCACCCACGCGCAGTGTCTCACTGGTCAAAGATGAGCCAGGCCTCTTGCCTGAAGGTGGGTCAGCACTACCCAAGGACCAGAGGCCCAAGAGCCTTTGCCTCTCCTTGGAACACCAAGGACATCACTCGTCCCACCCAGATGCTCAGGGTCACCCAGCTGTTCCAAACCACAAAGATCCAGAAGGTACACAATTCTCCCACCACTGGTATCTTACTGACTGGAAGTCTGGTGACACCTACCAATCCCTGTCCAGCTCCAGCACTGCCACTGGCACCACAGTCATTGAGTGCACCCAAGTTCAGGGCAGCTCAGAGTCTCTTGCCTCACCTTCCACCTCCAGAGCCACTACACCTTCCCAACTCTCCATTGAAGTGGAGGCCAGGGAGATATCCTCCCCGGGAAGGCCCCCTGGACTGATGTCACCCTCCAGTGGCTACTCCAGCCAGTCAGAAACACCAACACCTACTGTTTCCATGTCCCTGACCCTGGGCCACTTACCCCCTCCAAGCAGCAGTGTCCGAGTACGTCCAGTGGTACCTGAGAGGAAGTCATCACTACCCCCAACGTCACCAATGGAGAAATTTCCCAAGTCACGGCTATCATTTGACCTACCACTGACCTCTTCACCCAACCTGGATCTGTCTGGGATGAGTATCTCCATCCGAAGCAAAACCAAGGTGAGTCGGCACCACTCAGAGACAAATTTTGGTGTCAAGCTGGCCCAAAAAACTAATCCCAACCAGCCAATCATGCCTATGGTTACTCAGTCCGACCTACGTTCTGTTCGCCTGAGGTCGGTCAGCAAGTCTGAGCCGGAAGATGACATTGAGAGCCCTGACTGTGCCGAGGAATCCAGAGCAGAAGAAGTCTTCACCTTGCCAGAGAGAAAGACAAAACCTCCCGTAGCTGAGAAGCCTCCGGTGGCCCGGAGGCCTCCAAGCTTGGTCCACAAGCCACCATCTGTTCCTGAGGAGTATGCGCTAACTTCACCAACCTTGGCTATGCCCCCCAGGAGCTCAATTCAACATGCGAGACCACTCCCTCAAGACAGCTACACGGTAGTGCGGAAACCAAAGTCCTCCAGCTTCCCAGATGGCAGAAGCCCAGGGGAGTCAACAGCACCCTCATCTCTTGTTTTCACGCCTTTTGCCAGTTCCTCTGGTGCTTTCTTCTCAGGAACACAGCAGCCTCCCCAGGGAAGTGTGGAGGACGAGGGCCCCAAGGTGAGGGCCCTGCCTGAAAGAATTAGCCTCCAGAGCCAGGAAGAAgctgagaaaaagaaaggcaagatTCCACCTCCCGTACCAAAAAAACCCAGCGTGCTGTACCTGCCTCTCACTTCTCCCACAGCTCAAATGGAGGCCTATGTGGCAGAACCAAGGCTGCCTCTCAGCCCCATCATCACCCTGGAGGAAGACGCCAAGTGTCCCCCCACCAGCGATGACCTGCAATCACTTGGTCAAAGGGTGACTTCAACTCCTCAGGCTGACAGTGAAAGGGAGGCAAGCCCTCTGG GGAGTTCCGTGGAACCAGGCACCGAAGAAAAAAGTTTAATCAGTGATAAAACAGCCGAATGGATTGCGGAGGATGATGATGACGTGTTTGTGGCTTCACGCACAACTGAAGATTTATTTACTGTGATACACAG GTCCAAAAGGAAGCTGCTCGGCTGGAAGGAACCTGGTGAGGCCTTTGTGGGTGGCAGAACAAGTTCCCACTCACCAATAAAGAACACAGCTGAGTCTCCAATCAGTGAGTCTACCGCCACCACAGGGTCAGGCAGCAGTGCCAACCTAGATGCTGGCAGAAATGACGATTTCAAGGCCTTGCTACAGAAGAAGGGAAGTAAGGCAACTCCAAGGTCTCGTCCCTCAGCAGCTGAACTGCTGAAGACCACTAACCCACTGGCTCGGAGAATTATTGCACAATTTTCAAAAGACTATGAAACCACCGATAACCCCAGTACCTAA